One segment of Gammaproteobacteria bacterium DNA contains the following:
- a CDS encoding response regulator, with product MRNILIIEDNDNNMELITFILEAHGYKTIRAETGLLGCELAFSSSPELIILDIQLPDIDGTEVLRRIREKIHDIPIIAMTSYAMAGDREKLIEAGCTGYIEKPIDPNRVISQIEHYLGDYA from the coding sequence ATGAGGAATATCCTCATCATCGAAGACAATGATAATAACATGGAGTTAATTACCTTCATCCTTGAGGCTCATGGTTACAAAACTATAAGAGCAGAAACAGGATTGTTAGGTTGTGAGCTTGCATTCAGTTCTTCACCAGAATTAATCATTTTGGACATACAGCTTCCTGATATAGACGGAACCGAAGTATTGCGCCGAATTCGGGAAAAAATTCATGACATCCCTATCATCGCCATGACATCGTACGCCATGGCCGGCGACCGTGAAAAACTCATCGAAGCTGGATGCACCGGTTATATTGAAAAACCGATAGACCCCAATCGCGTAATCAGCCAAATCGAACATTATCTCGGAGATTACGCTTGA
- a CDS encoding transglycosylase SLT domain-containing protein, protein MTKIMTCKQWNVLLITGLSLLLGLSPVFASEISIEKQREIYVEAKNVLAKRHMRTYVRLASQLEDYPLYPYLQYRYTRMNMSHLPDDEIRKFLEANEGAPVGEKMRFVWLRHLAMRGRWHTFLEEFRDGGGERMECSRALALFKTQQYDLAMDSADKLWLTGDSKPSSCDPVFKAWKDRGGMTAEMVWGRIRLAMENGRVSLVRFLAKSLPDEERPWVNRWIDMRHNPAKSLHRVVYQEEKPIAREIVRYGIRRLARRDAGAAADAWVRFRDSHLASSAEDVVAVDTYIALQSAYQKHPKALEWLGAVDSGNHKVRDWRVRTAIEQEDWWSALTWIEALPPEERKEENWQYWRARILEMQSMSLPVLRTAAERIYTELSQNRSYHGFLAADRIGREYMLDSDRLEFEESALDNIAKIPGISRAYELLQIGRQADARREWIYAIRGMDEQTLRMASVLASRWGWYDRAIQTVARSDHFDDLELRFPMAFKDLVMENADMQKIDPAWVYGVLRQESGFMPDARSHAGALGLMQIMPRTGRITARATNTRLRSSRELLDVKKNIRLGAAYLRRLLDRTQGHSALATASYNAGPHRVKSWMPEKRIPADQWVESIPFEETRNYVRRVMAYTVIYDHRLDGNIEQIRKRMPIIQPRS, encoded by the coding sequence ATGACCAAAATTATGACATGCAAACAATGGAATGTCCTATTGATTACCGGTTTGAGCCTGCTTCTAGGCTTGAGTCCAGTTTTTGCCTCCGAAATTTCCATAGAGAAACAGCGCGAGATTTACGTTGAGGCCAAGAATGTATTAGCAAAGCGCCATATGCGCACATATGTCAGGTTAGCCAGTCAGCTGGAAGATTACCCTCTCTATCCCTATCTCCAATACCGTTATACGCGCATGAATATGAGTCATTTGCCTGACGATGAAATCCGTAAATTTCTCGAGGCAAATGAGGGCGCACCTGTTGGTGAGAAAATGCGTTTTGTTTGGCTGCGTCATCTCGCCATGCGTGGGCGATGGCACACATTTTTAGAAGAGTTCAGAGATGGCGGCGGCGAGCGTATGGAATGTTCACGTGCACTGGCGTTATTTAAGACGCAACAATACGATTTGGCAATGGATAGTGCCGATAAATTGTGGCTGACAGGTGACTCGAAACCCAGCTCTTGTGATCCCGTGTTCAAAGCCTGGAAAGATCGTGGAGGAATGACTGCGGAGATGGTGTGGGGCCGGATTCGGCTGGCGATGGAAAATGGTCGGGTGAGCCTGGTGCGTTTCCTGGCCAAGAGCCTCCCTGACGAAGAGCGGCCCTGGGTAAATCGTTGGATCGATATGCGTCACAATCCTGCAAAGAGCCTGCACCGCGTGGTCTATCAGGAAGAAAAACCGATAGCCAGAGAGATTGTACGCTATGGTATACGGCGTTTGGCTCGACGAGATGCGGGTGCTGCCGCAGATGCCTGGGTGAGATTTCGTGATAGCCATTTAGCGAGTTCTGCTGAGGATGTTGTTGCCGTTGATACCTATATTGCGTTGCAGTCGGCTTACCAGAAACACCCTAAGGCGCTTGAATGGTTAGGCGCGGTTGATAGTGGTAATCATAAAGTGCGGGACTGGCGGGTTCGTACTGCGATTGAGCAGGAAGACTGGTGGTCTGCATTGACCTGGATCGAAGCGCTCCCACCGGAAGAGCGCAAAGAGGAAAACTGGCAGTACTGGCGCGCACGCATACTGGAGATGCAGAGCATGTCCTTGCCTGTGTTACGCACAGCTGCGGAACGTATCTATACCGAACTATCTCAGAACAGAAGTTACCATGGATTTTTGGCTGCTGACCGTATCGGGCGTGAGTACATGCTGGACTCGGACAGGCTGGAGTTTGAAGAATCTGCCTTAGATAACATTGCAAAAATTCCAGGCATTAGCCGAGCCTATGAATTACTACAAATCGGAAGACAGGCCGATGCACGCCGTGAATGGATTTATGCGATCAGGGGCATGGACGAGCAGACCTTGCGCATGGCTTCGGTATTGGCAAGTCGCTGGGGTTGGTATGACCGGGCGATTCAGACAGTAGCCAGGTCGGATCACTTTGATGATCTTGAACTCCGTTTCCCAATGGCCTTCAAGGATCTGGTCATGGAAAACGCAGATATGCAAAAAATCGATCCTGCATGGGTATATGGCGTACTACGTCAGGAAAGTGGTTTTATGCCAGATGCTCGTTCTCACGCAGGCGCATTGGGTTTGATGCAGATTATGCCGCGTACAGGTCGCATTACAGCACGCGCAACCAATACCCGATTGCGTTCGAGTCGAGAGCTACTGGATGTGAAAAAGAATATCCGCCTGGGTGCAGCTTACTTGCGCCGATTGCTAGATCGAACCCAGGGGCATAGTGCGCTTGCGACAGCTTCTTATAATGCTGGTCCGCACCGTGTCAAAAGCTGGATGCCGGAAAAACGTATCCCAGCCGATCAGTGGGTGGAGAGCATTCCGTTTGAAGAGACACGAAATTATGTTCGTCGTGTAATGGCGTATACCGTTATTTATGATCACCGACTTGATGGTAATATTGAGCAAATCCGTAAACGCATGCCGATAATTCAGCCTCGCAGCTGA
- a CDS encoding GAF domain-containing sensor histidine kinase — MYETHESLLSNPTPTPQKQNRELSYKPDINQGKPLILCVGRANDIAFLTSKAFADAFSVVFCANIETAIRTMEIARPDIVVIYVEDSLDSNIEAMHVLSSMIDMQHTPVITFSGDAKTDFAASYKAGFIECVTIPANEHQLIAKLLSIYKLTHRPVDEQALISALQDTTVILKKELEQKESTLERINSNFRFELLKRRELEQVHAVINRSLMMVSAGNHALTGARSEEELCQAICDILVEQKHYRQVWVGLITDSSDNKLQIIAHAGKEQNYETHIALNCSDHRFNCASVSKAIDNGITLINNNIPNKLACKTCWPDAKTLQFNSTISLPLKVGDTSLGVINIYSETGSNASYDEIQMLEELANDLSYGIDSLRVRNERDELIEELQDINQQLEQKVTERTHNLEIANQRLLELDKLKSLFIASMSHELRTPLNSIIGFTGIILQGMSGDLNNKQQSQLERVNNSARHLLELIVNVIDIAKLEGHRIDVYPQECRLKNIIEDVLSSQMENITKKGLRLEINNLSDVTLYSDNKRLSQAISNIVSNAVKYTENGRIAIDVHSGNRFTRISVTDTGIGIPKDQIEECFEAFERLSSHLKVKAGGTGLGLYLTRKLVTEILGGCIEVNSVPGEGSCFSLLISNDIRELHPDIKEAI; from the coding sequence ATGTATGAGACGCATGAAAGCCTATTAAGTAACCCCACTCCTACTCCTCAAAAGCAAAACCGCGAACTATCTTATAAACCTGATATTAATCAAGGTAAACCACTGATACTTTGTGTTGGCCGTGCAAACGACATAGCATTTTTAACAAGCAAGGCCTTTGCAGATGCGTTTTCTGTTGTCTTTTGCGCAAATATTGAAACAGCGATTCGTACCATGGAGATCGCCAGGCCTGATATTGTCGTTATATATGTCGAAGATTCACTAGATTCAAATATCGAAGCCATGCATGTGCTTTCCAGTATGATAGACATGCAACACACCCCCGTCATCACGTTTTCCGGCGACGCTAAAACAGATTTCGCCGCAAGTTACAAAGCCGGTTTTATCGAGTGCGTAACAATTCCTGCCAATGAACATCAATTAATTGCGAAGCTGTTGAGCATATACAAGCTTACTCATCGCCCAGTTGACGAGCAGGCATTGATTTCTGCTTTGCAAGACACAACCGTCATCTTGAAAAAGGAACTGGAACAGAAAGAAAGCACCCTGGAAAGAATAAATTCTAACTTTCGGTTTGAATTATTGAAACGACGAGAATTAGAGCAAGTGCACGCGGTTATCAATAGAAGTCTCATGATGGTTAGCGCGGGAAACCATGCACTAACAGGCGCCCGTTCCGAGGAGGAGTTGTGCCAGGCCATATGCGATATACTTGTGGAGCAGAAACATTATCGGCAGGTATGGGTTGGTTTAATCACCGACAGCAGCGACAACAAACTCCAGATAATCGCACATGCCGGGAAAGAACAAAATTACGAAACTCATATTGCTCTTAATTGTTCCGATCATAGATTTAATTGCGCCAGTGTCAGCAAGGCTATCGATAATGGAATTACGCTCATTAACAATAACATTCCCAATAAACTTGCATGCAAAACCTGCTGGCCAGATGCAAAGACCTTACAATTCAATTCGACTATTTCACTTCCACTCAAAGTGGGAGATACAAGCCTTGGCGTCATAAATATCTATAGCGAGACAGGCAGCAACGCAAGTTATGACGAAATACAAATGCTAGAGGAATTGGCCAACGATCTTTCCTATGGCATTGACTCGCTAAGAGTACGCAATGAACGAGACGAACTCATCGAAGAACTACAGGATATTAATCAGCAGCTAGAACAAAAAGTCACAGAACGAACACACAACCTGGAGATCGCCAACCAACGCCTACTGGAATTGGACAAGCTAAAATCTTTGTTTATCGCTTCGATGTCACACGAATTGAGAACGCCATTAAACTCTATCATCGGATTTACCGGCATTATTTTGCAAGGCATGTCCGGCGATCTAAACAACAAACAACAATCACAATTGGAGCGCGTTAATAATTCAGCGCGACATCTATTGGAATTAATTGTCAATGTCATCGACATAGCCAAGTTGGAGGGGCATCGTATCGACGTTTACCCTCAGGAGTGTCGATTGAAGAACATTATCGAAGACGTACTTAGCAGTCAGATGGAAAATATCACCAAGAAAGGACTGCGTCTGGAGATAAACAATCTTTCCGATGTCACACTATACTCTGACAATAAACGGCTTTCACAGGCAATTTCCAATATCGTTTCCAATGCCGTCAAATATACAGAAAATGGACGCATAGCGATCGACGTACACAGCGGTAACCGCTTTACAAGAATTAGCGTAACTGATACGGGAATAGGAATTCCAAAGGATCAGATTGAAGAATGTTTCGAGGCATTCGAACGACTTTCCTCACACCTTAAAGTTAAAGCTGGAGGAACAGGGCTAGGCTTGTATCTTACTCGAAAACTGGTAACAGAAATTCTCGGTGGTTGTATCGAAGTAAACAGTGTTCCCGGCGAAGGGAGCTGCTTTTCGCTATTGATCAGTAATGACATAAGGGAGCTCCACCCTGACATCAAGGAAGCAATATGA
- a CDS encoding response regulator, translated as MKTALVIEDNANNMELITFILERHGFQTHRATQGMDGVESFMTTTPDLVLLDIQLPDIDGIEVLRILRSLEGTPNTPIIAVSSYALSGEHRRLIEAGCSGYIEKPIDPSTFMGKINGVVNNLATT; from the coding sequence ATGAAAACCGCCCTGGTTATAGAAGACAATGCAAACAATATGGAACTGATTACTTTTATTCTTGAACGCCATGGTTTTCAAACTCACCGCGCCACTCAAGGCATGGACGGCGTTGAGTCCTTTATGACAACGACACCGGACTTGGTTTTGCTAGATATACAGCTACCGGACATTGATGGAATAGAAGTACTCAGAATATTGAGAAGCCTGGAAGGCACGCCGAATACGCCTATCATCGCCGTATCGTCTTACGCCTTATCGGGAGAACACAGAAGATTAATTGAGGCCGGATGTAGTGGCTACATAGAAAAGCCCATAGACCCGTCGACCTTTATGGGTAAAATTAATGGTGTAGTAAACAACCTGGCAACAACATAA
- a CDS encoding heme-binding protein, translated as MRRSMLSFPALILLSSLFSPSIFAQEPLTISVKRISMEVAMKIAQAAIDTCRKERIQIAVTVVDRVGTPQVMLRDVLTPDLAIRVSEQKAYTATVFNMATSDMEKRFTGAYSVPKDPRLIVAGGGLPLTAGGRILGGVGVSGAPSGTQDEKCAKAGVAAVQEDLDMEE; from the coding sequence ATGCGCAGGTCTATGCTGTCTTTTCCAGCTTTAATACTGTTGTCCAGTTTGTTTTCACCATCAATTTTCGCACAAGAGCCACTGACGATTTCGGTCAAACGGATTAGCATGGAAGTGGCGATGAAGATCGCACAAGCGGCAATAGATACGTGCCGTAAAGAACGAATCCAGATCGCCGTCACGGTGGTCGACCGTGTGGGAACGCCCCAGGTGATGTTGCGCGACGTCCTGACCCCCGACCTCGCTATACGCGTGTCTGAACAGAAGGCATATACCGCTACTGTCTTCAATATGGCGACGTCCGACATGGAAAAACGTTTTACCGGAGCATACTCGGTACCCAAAGATCCCCGTTTGATTGTAGCTGGTGGTGGTCTGCCCTTAACGGCTGGTGGACGGATTCTCGGCGGGGTTGGTGTCAGTGGCGCGCCGTCTGGAACACAGGATGAAAAATGTGCCAAAGCCGGGGTGGCTGCCGTTCAGGAAGATCTGGATATGGAAGAATAG
- a CDS encoding response regulator, whose translation MRVLIVEDTEDSRVLLQDFLEGNGYEVFDAANGEEALAIASEQQVDIIISDVLMPVMDGYELCKNLKSNVSTKHIPIVFYTATYTEERDKRLGLSLGASHFLIKPLDMEELLVILNQTATQEKSDIEIDERQFHNQHAEVLGRKLEKKVDELSQQREYSKRLKGQFETVTDSLPVLIAEIDAQGYYKYVNAAYELWYQQPRSSIIGQSVKALAGEQAYVELSTHLAQALQGQKVFYEQQVTSPSGEIRYAQTQYFPEYDNKGNVNGVYSIVTDITEKRQADLEKELLRKRLEHAQKLELIGQVTGGIAHDFNNLLTSVLGFTGLSLAYLEKNRDQTLTDYLKQVERAGTRGKEIVAQLLAFCRGSGYSSSLINLNAELNDIIKLLKPVISSTVPISLVTTEPPINIHANDTQLVQVIMNLCINARDAMKGTGKLKISAHRSTLKRVVCTSCMCEIHGNYAEIMVKDNGPGIPSEVLPRMFEPFYTTKQPGEGTGMGLSMVHGIVHEFGGHIIVESQPGEGACFRIFFPEAADEDELQVEMDDDNTAEKVI comes from the coding sequence TTGAGGGTACTTATTGTTGAAGATACTGAAGACTCTCGCGTGCTATTGCAAGATTTTCTGGAAGGTAACGGATATGAAGTTTTCGACGCCGCCAACGGCGAGGAGGCGCTTGCAATCGCTAGCGAACAGCAAGTCGACATTATTATTAGTGATGTCCTCATGCCCGTAATGGATGGCTATGAATTGTGTAAAAACCTGAAAAGCAACGTCAGCACAAAACACATCCCTATTGTTTTTTATACCGCAACTTATACCGAAGAACGAGACAAAAGACTTGGCTTGTCTTTGGGTGCTTCGCACTTTCTCATCAAACCACTCGATATGGAAGAGCTACTAGTCATCTTAAATCAGACGGCAACACAGGAAAAATCGGATATCGAAATAGACGAGCGACAATTCCACAATCAACATGCTGAGGTACTCGGTAGAAAGCTGGAAAAGAAAGTCGACGAACTAAGTCAGCAACGCGAATATTCAAAGCGCCTCAAAGGGCAATTTGAAACTGTCACCGATTCGCTGCCCGTGCTCATCGCTGAAATTGATGCCCAAGGCTACTATAAATACGTAAACGCCGCATACGAACTCTGGTATCAACAGCCCCGATCATCAATCATCGGTCAGAGCGTAAAAGCGCTAGCGGGAGAGCAGGCATATGTGGAGCTGAGTACACATTTGGCACAAGCCCTTCAAGGACAGAAGGTGTTTTATGAACAACAAGTCACCTCTCCAAGCGGCGAAATACGCTATGCGCAAACACAGTACTTCCCGGAGTATGACAACAAGGGAAATGTCAACGGCGTTTATTCTATCGTCACCGATATCACAGAGAAACGCCAGGCCGATCTAGAGAAAGAACTACTGCGCAAAAGACTGGAACATGCGCAAAAACTGGAACTTATTGGCCAGGTAACCGGTGGCATCGCGCACGATTTCAATAATCTGTTAACCAGCGTCTTGGGCTTTACAGGTTTGAGCCTCGCCTATTTGGAGAAAAACAGGGACCAAACGCTGACAGATTATTTAAAGCAAGTCGAACGCGCGGGAACACGTGGCAAGGAAATCGTGGCGCAACTCCTCGCGTTTTGTCGAGGCTCCGGTTATAGCAGCAGTCTTATCAATTTGAATGCCGAGCTAAACGACATTATAAAATTACTCAAACCCGTTATTTCCTCAACGGTACCCATTTCTCTAGTCACTACGGAACCCCCCATCAATATCCACGCAAACGATACACAGCTCGTTCAAGTCATCATGAACCTATGTATAAATGCTAGAGATGCAATGAAGGGAACGGGAAAACTCAAGATCAGCGCGCATAGGTCTACACTGAAGAGAGTCGTATGCACATCTTGTATGTGCGAGATTCATGGCAACTATGCGGAGATAATGGTTAAAGACAACGGACCTGGCATCCCTAGCGAAGTCTTGCCTCGAATGTTCGAACCTTTTTACACCACCAAACAACCTGGTGAAGGAACAGGAATGGGACTCTCGATGGTGCACGGAATCGTGCATGAATTTGGCGGGCATATCATTGTAGAGAGTCAGCCTGGAGAAGGCGCGTGTTTTCGAATCTTTTTTCCAGAAGCGGCTGATGAGGACGAACTACAAGTCGAGATGGACGACGACAATACGGCTGAAAAGGTAATCTAG